Proteins co-encoded in one Microbacterium hydrocarbonoxydans genomic window:
- a CDS encoding Pr6Pr family membrane protein, which yields MTSAPPRSVAALRALVGVTVIGILGYTYAIGIPLRGASLVDYFGYFTNLTSLLTALVLVSSGVLGLRRRSVPGWFDTARGASVASMLVVALVYNLVVPGTGSAPVWVSVTLHLVLPLLVLIDWVLVPDRAPQPWRRLWVVLPYPVIWLIVVLLRGATDGWVPYGFLLPERGVVALCATVAALLVTLLASAALVWRLSRLRQPGTAVDQPLAQP from the coding sequence ATGACCTCCGCGCCGCCTCGCTCCGTCGCCGCGCTCCGCGCGCTCGTCGGAGTGACCGTGATCGGCATCCTCGGATACACCTATGCGATCGGCATCCCGCTGCGCGGTGCGAGCCTCGTCGACTACTTCGGCTATTTCACGAACCTGACCAGCCTGCTCACCGCGCTCGTGCTCGTGAGCAGCGGTGTGCTCGGTCTGCGCCGACGCTCCGTGCCGGGCTGGTTCGACACCGCGCGCGGTGCATCCGTGGCATCCATGCTCGTCGTGGCGCTCGTGTACAACCTCGTCGTGCCCGGCACAGGCAGCGCGCCCGTCTGGGTCAGCGTGACCCTGCACCTCGTGCTGCCGCTGCTCGTGCTGATCGACTGGGTGCTCGTACCCGACCGTGCACCGCAGCCGTGGAGACGCCTGTGGGTCGTGCTGCCCTACCCGGTGATCTGGCTGATCGTCGTGCTCCTCCGCGGCGCGACGGACGGCTGGGTGCCCTACGGGTTCCTCCTGCCGGAAAGAGGGGTCGTCGCCCTCTGCGCTACCGTGGCCGCGCTACTGGTCACGCTTCTCGCGTCGGCCGCCCTGGTCTGGCGCCTGAGCAGGCTGCGGCAGCCCGGGACCGCGGTCGATCAGCCTCTGGCCCAGCCGTAG
- a CDS encoding type II toxin-antitoxin system PemK/MazF family toxin: MAKSNGILTRLAEILLTALGSDRASRTTPRPRRPDARLRTSDEVRTSPSAVGTGTVRVDPDRIDGLRIDYAPDRDGAPDAGEIIWTWVPYEEGDGRGKDRPVLVVGRASADRVYAVRMTSKAHDRDRDYLSIGSGDWDSQGRESWVDVEQLYSVHETGLRREAAVLERSRYDRVAATLAARYGWARG; the protein is encoded by the coding sequence GTGGCTAAGAGCAACGGCATCCTGACACGACTCGCGGAGATCCTCCTCACGGCATTGGGATCTGACCGGGCGTCTCGGACAACACCCCGTCCGAGGCGCCCGGACGCGCGTCTGCGCACCTCGGACGAGGTGCGCACTTCGCCGTCGGCGGTCGGTACGGGCACAGTGCGCGTCGATCCCGACCGCATAGACGGTCTCCGCATCGACTACGCGCCCGACCGAGATGGCGCGCCCGATGCGGGCGAGATCATCTGGACGTGGGTTCCCTACGAAGAAGGCGACGGCCGTGGCAAGGACCGCCCGGTGCTCGTGGTGGGGAGGGCCTCCGCAGACCGGGTGTACGCGGTGCGGATGACCAGCAAGGCTCACGACCGGGATCGCGATTACCTGTCGATCGGCTCGGGTGACTGGGACTCGCAGGGGCGAGAGTCATGGGTGGACGTCGAACAGCTGTACAGCGTGCATGAGACGGGGCTGCGGCGTGAGGCCGCCGTGCTGGAACGGTCGAGGTACGACCGCGTGGCAGCGACTCTCGCCGCGCGCTACGGCTGGGCCAGAGGCTGA
- a CDS encoding ammonium transporter: protein MDAPGNISWAITATALVLLMTPGVAFFYGGLVKAKSVVSMMMMSFGSIGLVAVLWILFGFSMSAVDSPTAFAGNPFADIGLSSLAEGEGSNVALLGVAYGATFAIITVALISGAIADRAKFGSWLIFAGVFATVGYFPVAAWVWGGGWIMNLGTTLFGEDSGIGVIDYAGGTAVHINAGAAALALALVLGKRIGFQKGILKPHNVPLTLLGAALLWFGWFGFNAGAEWLAEDMGGVGLIGLNTLGATAAAILGWILIEKIKDGKPTSVGAASGAVAGLVAITPACANLTPGWSLLLGAVAGIVCALAVEMKFRLGFDDSLDVVGIHLVGGLIGTLYLGFFATGTGLLVGGDARQLAVQAIAALGVLIYSFVLAFIIGFAIEKTIGFRVTNEDEIAGVDQVVHGEEGYALADA from the coding sequence ATGGATGCTCCAGGCAACATCTCCTGGGCGATCACCGCGACCGCCCTCGTACTGCTCATGACGCCCGGCGTCGCCTTCTTCTACGGCGGCCTCGTGAAGGCCAAGAGCGTCGTCAGCATGATGATGATGAGCTTCGGCTCGATCGGACTCGTGGCGGTGCTCTGGATCCTCTTCGGATTCTCGATGAGCGCCGTCGACAGTCCCACCGCCTTCGCAGGCAACCCCTTCGCCGACATCGGTCTCTCGTCCCTCGCCGAGGGTGAAGGCTCGAACGTGGCGCTTCTCGGAGTCGCGTACGGCGCGACCTTCGCGATCATCACCGTCGCGCTGATCTCCGGTGCGATCGCCGACCGCGCCAAGTTCGGCAGCTGGCTGATCTTCGCCGGTGTGTTCGCCACCGTCGGGTACTTCCCGGTCGCTGCCTGGGTGTGGGGTGGCGGTTGGATCATGAACCTCGGCACCACGCTGTTCGGTGAGGACAGCGGGATCGGTGTCATCGACTACGCCGGTGGAACCGCCGTGCACATCAACGCCGGTGCCGCAGCACTGGCTCTCGCGTTGGTGCTCGGAAAGCGCATCGGGTTCCAGAAGGGCATCCTGAAGCCGCACAACGTGCCGCTGACGCTCCTCGGCGCCGCACTCCTGTGGTTCGGGTGGTTCGGCTTCAACGCCGGTGCAGAGTGGCTCGCTGAGGACATGGGCGGTGTCGGACTCATCGGTCTGAACACGCTGGGTGCGACCGCAGCGGCGATCCTCGGATGGATCCTGATCGAGAAGATCAAGGACGGCAAGCCGACCTCCGTCGGCGCGGCATCGGGTGCGGTCGCCGGTCTCGTCGCGATCACCCCCGCCTGCGCCAACCTGACCCCTGGCTGGTCGCTGCTCCTCGGTGCCGTCGCCGGTATCGTCTGCGCACTGGCCGTCGAGATGAAGTTCCGTCTCGGCTTCGACGACTCGCTCGACGTCGTCGGCATCCACCTCGTGGGTGGTCTGATCGGCACGCTGTACCTCGGCTTCTTCGCCACCGGCACCGGGCTGCTCGTCGGAGGCGACGCCCGCCAGCTCGCCGTCCAGGCGATCGCCGCGCTCGGTGTGCTGATCTACTCCTTCGTGCTCGCCTTCATCATCGGCTTCGCAATCGAGAAGACGATCGGCTTCCGCGTCACCAACGAGGATGAGATCGCCGGCGTCGACCAGGTCGTCCACGGCGAGGAGGGCTACGCGCTCGCGGATGCCTGA
- the zapE gene encoding cell division protein ZapE, whose amino-acid sequence MTDTPTRTGIVHLTDRQPTVTGPEMLASLVPPPQFDGATFESYRADPEYPSQEEAKETLIRFAGRGAPVKRGGFFSRAKKEPEVKPGVYLDGGFGVGKTHLLASIYHAMPARRKYFGSFIEYTALVGALGYKNTVDLLKGADLLCIDEFELDDPGDTMVMTRLLGELVPTGTKLAATSNTPPNALGEGRFAAQDFLREIHAMSDSFQTIRIDGVDFRQRALDGHAVVSDEHAYSAAVDAGAASGTASDDVFGDVIRHLARVHPSRYLRVISGLDLVGLRDVHTLTDQSEALRFVAFVDRVYDAQIPIVATGVSLDQVFAEEMLGGGYRKKYLRAISRLNALTHADRSVA is encoded by the coding sequence ATGACCGACACGCCCACCCGCACGGGCATCGTGCACCTCACCGATCGACAGCCGACCGTCACCGGCCCCGAGATGCTCGCGAGCCTCGTGCCTCCGCCGCAGTTCGACGGTGCGACTTTCGAGAGCTACCGGGCGGATCCGGAGTATCCCTCGCAGGAGGAGGCGAAGGAGACGCTGATCCGCTTCGCGGGTCGTGGCGCCCCGGTCAAACGCGGTGGATTCTTCAGTCGTGCGAAGAAGGAGCCCGAGGTGAAGCCCGGCGTGTACCTCGACGGCGGCTTCGGAGTCGGCAAGACGCACCTCCTGGCATCGATCTATCACGCCATGCCGGCACGCAGGAAGTACTTCGGCTCGTTCATCGAATACACCGCCCTCGTCGGCGCTCTCGGCTACAAGAACACCGTCGATCTGCTCAAGGGCGCGGACCTGCTCTGCATTGACGAGTTCGAGCTCGACGACCCGGGCGACACGATGGTGATGACCCGTCTGCTCGGTGAGCTCGTGCCGACGGGGACGAAACTCGCAGCGACGTCGAACACCCCGCCGAACGCCCTGGGAGAGGGGCGCTTCGCGGCACAGGACTTCCTCCGCGAGATCCACGCGATGTCCGACAGCTTCCAGACGATCCGGATCGACGGCGTCGACTTCCGCCAGCGCGCGCTCGACGGGCACGCCGTGGTGAGCGACGAACACGCCTACTCGGCCGCCGTCGACGCGGGGGCCGCGTCAGGAACCGCCTCCGACGACGTCTTCGGCGACGTGATCCGCCATCTTGCCCGCGTGCACCCCTCTCGCTACCTCCGCGTGATCTCAGGGCTCGATCTCGTGGGGCTTCGTGACGTCCACACACTGACGGACCAATCGGAGGCACTGCGCTTCGTCGCGTTCGTCGATCGCGTGTACGACGCGCAGATCCCGATCGTCGCGACGGGGGTGAGCCTCGACCAGGTCTTCGCCGAGGAGATGCTGGGAGGGGGGTATCGCAAGAAGTATCTGCGAGCCATCTCCAGACTCAATGCACTCACACACGCGGATCGCAGTGTCGCGTAA
- a CDS encoding sulfurtransferase has protein sequence MAIEFDTSSPKFAEYAEPGRLVTTEWLSERLGQPGLVVVESDEDVLLYETGHIPGAVKVDWHTELNDPVVRDYVDGEGFAKLLSSKGISRDDTIVIYGDKNNWWAAYALWVFSLFGHEDVRLLDGGRDRWIAEGREITRDAPQITTTDYPVVERDDSAIRAYKDDVLAHIGSPLIDVRSPEEYSGERTTAPAYPEEGTLRAGHIPTAQSVPWAKAVAEDGGFKSRAELDAIYRDGAGLADGDDVVAYCRIGERSSHTWFVLKHLLGFENVRNYDGSWTEWGSAVRVPIVTGTDPGSL, from the coding sequence GTGGCCATCGAGTTCGACACGTCATCACCGAAGTTCGCCGAATACGCCGAGCCCGGCCGCCTCGTCACCACCGAGTGGCTCTCGGAGCGTCTCGGTCAGCCCGGCCTCGTGGTGGTCGAATCCGATGAGGACGTGCTGCTGTACGAGACGGGCCACATCCCGGGAGCCGTGAAGGTCGACTGGCACACCGAGCTCAACGATCCCGTGGTCCGCGACTACGTCGACGGCGAAGGATTCGCGAAGCTGCTCAGCAGCAAGGGCATCTCGCGCGATGACACGATCGTGATCTACGGCGACAAGAACAACTGGTGGGCGGCCTACGCGCTGTGGGTCTTCTCGCTCTTCGGACACGAGGACGTGCGGCTGCTCGACGGCGGCCGGGATCGCTGGATCGCGGAGGGGCGCGAGATCACCCGCGATGCGCCGCAGATCACCACGACGGACTATCCCGTCGTGGAGCGCGACGACTCGGCCATCCGCGCGTACAAGGACGACGTCCTCGCCCACATCGGCAGCCCTCTGATCGACGTGCGCTCTCCGGAGGAGTACAGCGGAGAGCGCACCACCGCTCCCGCCTACCCGGAGGAGGGCACGTTGCGCGCCGGCCACATCCCGACGGCGCAGAGCGTTCCGTGGGCGAAGGCTGTGGCGGAGGACGGCGGATTCAAGTCCCGCGCCGAGCTCGACGCGATCTACCGCGACGGCGCGGGCCTCGCAGACGGCGACGATGTCGTGGCCTACTGCCGCATCGGAGAACGCTCCAGCCACACCTGGTTCGTGCTCAAGCATCTCCTCGGCTTCGAGAACGTGCGCAACTACGACGGTTCGTGGACCGAGTGGGGCAGCGCCGTGCGCGTCCCGATCGTGACCGGCACCGACCCCGGATCCCTCTGA
- a CDS encoding SufE family protein, translating to MSTSHVPDILAEIRDGFLETPESDRLLLLLEYSDELPEVSDEVANHPEMCERVAECQSPVYIYVEVADDIVTMHATAPPEAPTTRGFASILVQGITGLTADEVLAIPDDYPQSIGLTKAVSPLRIGGMTGMLMRAKKQVRQKR from the coding sequence ATGAGCACCTCGCACGTTCCTGACATTCTCGCCGAGATCCGAGACGGCTTCCTCGAGACGCCCGAGTCCGACCGATTGCTTCTGCTGCTCGAGTACTCCGACGAGCTCCCCGAAGTCTCTGACGAGGTCGCCAACCATCCCGAGATGTGCGAGCGGGTCGCAGAGTGCCAGTCTCCTGTCTACATCTACGTCGAGGTCGCCGACGACATCGTGACGATGCACGCCACCGCGCCGCCCGAGGCTCCGACCACCCGTGGATTCGCGAGCATCCTCGTGCAGGGGATCACAGGACTCACCGCCGACGAGGTGCTGGCCATCCCCGACGACTACCCGCAGTCGATCGGTCTCACCAAGGCGGTCTCGCCCTTGCGGATCGGCGGGATGACCGGGATGCTGATGCGCGCGAAGAAGCAGGTCAGGCAGAAGCGCTGA
- a CDS encoding alpha/beta fold hydrolase, producing the protein MKSLRHAVALVVPALIALGGAMVLLVIGVARRVVRPAARPADVEIIAVDTGAQTIELTRTPDTELPGRYGLFTTGTHGYVKLGAVLAADSATVRRKLLTQIETGARVDRSAAFSGWYYTSPSELHLRWENVLIGSPAGPCPAWFFPAESSTWVIQVHGRGVTRAECLRGVPVLHAAGLSNLVVSYRNDGEAPRSRSGGYALGAAEWRDVDAAISYALRRGAERVVLMGWSMGGAVALQTALNSGNRGRVAGLILESPVVDWRSVLRYQAKMAGMRAPLPDLAMGALSVPLTARLSGADEAIPFDRLDVVARAAELDLPILILHSDDDGFVPADASHALQRERPDIVTMPRFSVARHTKLWNYDQMGWSAAITDWLREQGLSASA; encoded by the coding sequence ATGAAGAGTCTCAGGCACGCCGTTGCGCTCGTTGTCCCCGCATTGATCGCCCTCGGCGGGGCGATGGTCCTGCTCGTGATCGGTGTGGCCAGGCGGGTGGTCCGGCCGGCCGCTCGGCCGGCGGATGTCGAGATCATCGCCGTCGACACCGGGGCCCAGACGATCGAGCTCACCCGTACGCCGGACACAGAGCTTCCCGGCCGCTACGGACTGTTCACCACCGGCACGCACGGATACGTCAAGCTCGGCGCCGTGCTGGCAGCGGACTCTGCGACGGTGCGTCGGAAGCTCCTCACGCAGATCGAGACCGGTGCTCGCGTGGACCGTTCGGCGGCTTTCAGCGGCTGGTACTACACGTCACCGAGCGAGCTCCACCTGCGCTGGGAGAACGTCCTCATCGGATCGCCTGCCGGGCCGTGCCCCGCATGGTTCTTCCCGGCGGAGTCGAGCACCTGGGTGATCCAGGTGCATGGTCGTGGCGTGACACGAGCGGAGTGCCTGCGGGGCGTACCCGTGCTGCATGCAGCAGGGCTTTCGAACCTCGTCGTGTCGTACCGCAACGACGGGGAGGCCCCGCGCAGCCGCAGCGGCGGCTATGCGCTGGGAGCCGCAGAGTGGCGCGATGTCGACGCGGCGATCTCGTACGCGCTTCGCCGCGGAGCCGAGCGCGTGGTGCTGATGGGCTGGTCGATGGGCGGCGCGGTGGCGCTGCAGACCGCTCTGAACTCCGGCAATCGCGGGCGAGTGGCCGGGCTGATCCTCGAGTCGCCGGTGGTCGATTGGCGCTCCGTGCTGCGCTATCAGGCGAAGATGGCCGGTATGAGGGCGCCTCTGCCCGACCTCGCGATGGGCGCCCTGTCGGTGCCGCTGACGGCGCGTCTCAGCGGCGCGGACGAGGCGATTCCGTTCGACCGCCTCGATGTCGTCGCGCGCGCGGCTGAACTCGATCTGCCGATCCTGATCCTGCACAGCGACGATGACGGCTTCGTGCCTGCAGATGCGTCTCATGCTCTGCAGAGAGAGCGACCCGACATCGTCACGATGCCGCGGTTCTCGGTGGCCAGGCATACCAAGCTGTGGAATTACGACCAGATGGGGTGGAGCGCCGCGATCACCGACTGGCTGCGCGAGCAGGGTCTCAGCGCTTCTGCCTGA
- a CDS encoding DUF3000 domain-containing protein, producing MTAYPDAGTIFDAAVAELRDTAFRADLTVREIATPQGLAPYALALAADVRPDDGGESVYGTGRFVLLHDPEAPSAWGGAWRIVIFAQAPLETEIGTDPLLADVTWSWLVDALDSRGAGYHAASGTSTKTLSKGFGGLADEGDGAQIELRASWTPSGPFRPHVEAWAELVGMLAGLPPGSEGIAVIGARKAARD from the coding sequence GTGACCGCATACCCCGATGCCGGGACGATCTTCGACGCCGCTGTAGCCGAACTCCGTGACACAGCGTTCCGTGCCGACCTCACGGTCCGCGAGATCGCCACCCCTCAGGGCCTCGCGCCGTACGCTCTGGCGCTGGCTGCCGATGTCCGTCCCGATGACGGGGGTGAGTCCGTCTACGGCACCGGTCGCTTCGTGCTGCTGCACGACCCCGAGGCTCCCTCGGCGTGGGGAGGCGCGTGGCGGATCGTGATCTTCGCGCAGGCACCCTTGGAGACCGAGATCGGCACGGATCCGCTGCTCGCGGACGTCACGTGGTCGTGGCTCGTCGACGCGCTCGATTCACGCGGCGCCGGGTACCACGCGGCCTCGGGAACCTCGACGAAGACGCTCTCGAAGGGCTTCGGAGGGCTCGCCGACGAAGGCGACGGAGCGCAGATAGAATTGAGGGCGTCCTGGACGCCTTCCGGCCCCTTCCGACCTCACGTCGAGGCATGGGCCGAACTGGTGGGGATGCTGGCGGGTCTTCCGCCGGGATCCGAGGGCATCGCCGTGATCGGCGCGCGAAAGGCAGCACGTGACTGA
- a CDS encoding ribonuclease D, whose protein sequence is MTEYSVISDVSEFHAACAALAAGTGPVAVDVERASGFRYSQRAYLVQVFRRDAGVFLFDPPALGDFSPLQAAIGDVEWIFHAASQDLPSLRELDLLPRSIFDTELASRLLGHERVGLAAVVESTLGITLKKEHSAADWSTRPLPAAWLEYAALDVLHLVDVYEILTLELEEQGKTEYAAEEFAATLTRLPKPPREDPWRRLSGLHQVRGARNLAVARELWRARESFAQEQDVSPGRLVPDRSLVAAVLANPQSKQALAGIKEFQGRASRTQLDRWWQAMVDGRTTEELPRERVPSDTLPPPRAWSDRNPEADARLKAARPLVEATAEELGMPTENLLTPDHLRRIAWDLPGTTPEAIASALAALGARPWQIAQTAQKIADAFVEAAQTPDEASTPAS, encoded by the coding sequence GTGACTGAATACTCCGTGATCTCCGACGTCTCGGAGTTCCACGCGGCATGCGCCGCACTGGCCGCAGGCACAGGTCCTGTCGCCGTCGACGTCGAGCGGGCATCCGGATTCCGCTACTCGCAGCGGGCATACCTGGTCCAGGTCTTCCGGCGCGACGCCGGAGTGTTCCTCTTCGATCCGCCGGCCCTCGGCGACTTCAGCCCGTTGCAGGCAGCAATCGGCGACGTCGAATGGATCTTCCACGCTGCCAGCCAGGATCTTCCTTCGCTGCGCGAACTCGACCTGCTGCCTCGATCGATCTTCGACACCGAGCTCGCGTCACGCCTCCTCGGACATGAGCGCGTCGGACTCGCCGCCGTGGTCGAGAGCACCCTGGGCATCACGCTCAAGAAGGAGCACTCGGCTGCAGACTGGTCGACGCGTCCTCTGCCTGCGGCGTGGCTCGAGTACGCCGCTCTCGATGTGCTGCATCTCGTCGACGTCTACGAGATCCTCACGCTCGAGCTCGAAGAGCAGGGGAAGACGGAGTACGCGGCCGAGGAGTTCGCGGCGACCCTGACGCGCCTGCCCAAACCCCCGCGAGAAGACCCGTGGCGCCGTCTGAGCGGCCTGCATCAGGTGCGCGGTGCGCGCAACCTCGCCGTGGCGCGCGAGCTCTGGAGGGCTCGCGAGTCCTTCGCACAGGAACAGGACGTCTCGCCGGGGCGCCTCGTGCCCGATCGCTCGCTCGTCGCCGCTGTCCTCGCCAATCCCCAGAGCAAGCAGGCTCTCGCGGGCATCAAGGAGTTCCAGGGACGCGCGAGCCGCACGCAGCTGGACCGCTGGTGGCAGGCCATGGTCGACGGCCGCACGACCGAGGAGCTTCCGCGCGAGCGTGTTCCCAGCGACACCCTGCCGCCGCCCCGAGCCTGGTCGGACCGCAACCCCGAAGCCGACGCTCGCCTCAAGGCGGCTCGTCCCCTGGTCGAGGCGACGGCTGAGGAACTGGGGATGCCGACTGAGAACCTCCTGACTCCGGACCACCTGCGGCGCATCGCCTGGGATCTTCCCGGGACCACGCCGGAGGCGATCGCCTCGGCCCTCGCCGCACTCGGCGCGCGGCCCTGGCAGATTGCACAGACTGCACAGAAGATCGCCGACGCCTTTGTAGAGGCGGCGCAAACGCCCGACGAGGCGTCCACGCCTGCTTCGTAG
- a CDS encoding thiolase family protein — translation MAEISDVFFVDGVRTPFGRAGEKGMYWNTRADDLAVKATIGLMERNAAVPADRIDDVAIAATSQTGDQGLTLGRSVAILAGLPQTVPGLAVERMCAGAMTSVTTMGASIGVGMYDFALAGGVEHMGHHPIGANADPNPRFVAERMVDPGALNMGVTAERIFDRFPHLTKERSDRFGMLSQHKVQAAYDAGKIQPDLVPVATKSAEGAWGLATEDEGRRPQTTMEDLAALKTPFRPHGRVTAGTSSPLTDGATMSLLAGGGAVKQFGLAPKMRMVSFAFAGVQPEIMGIGPIPSTEKALKKAGLTIADIGLFELNEAFAIQVISLLDHFGIADDDPRVNQWGGAIALGHPLAASGVRLMIQLAAQFAERPDVRYGLTAMCVGLGQGGSVIWENPHFDGKKRK, via the coding sequence GTGGCCGAGATCTCGGACGTCTTCTTCGTCGATGGAGTGCGCACCCCCTTCGGGCGCGCCGGCGAAAAGGGCATGTACTGGAACACCCGCGCAGATGACCTCGCCGTGAAGGCGACCATCGGCCTGATGGAGCGGAACGCCGCCGTCCCGGCTGATCGCATCGACGACGTGGCCATCGCCGCGACCAGCCAGACGGGCGATCAGGGACTGACCCTGGGTCGCTCCGTCGCGATCCTCGCGGGCCTGCCGCAGACCGTCCCCGGCCTCGCCGTCGAGCGCATGTGCGCCGGCGCGATGACCAGCGTGACGACGATGGGTGCTTCGATCGGCGTGGGGATGTACGACTTCGCCCTGGCCGGAGGCGTCGAGCACATGGGTCACCACCCGATCGGTGCGAACGCCGACCCCAACCCGCGCTTCGTCGCCGAGCGCATGGTCGACCCCGGAGCCCTGAACATGGGCGTCACCGCCGAGCGCATCTTCGACCGCTTCCCGCATCTCACCAAGGAGCGCTCCGACCGATTCGGCATGCTCAGTCAGCACAAGGTGCAGGCCGCGTACGACGCGGGCAAGATCCAGCCGGATCTCGTGCCCGTCGCCACCAAGAGCGCAGAGGGCGCCTGGGGCCTCGCCACAGAAGACGAGGGTCGCCGTCCGCAGACGACGATGGAAGACCTCGCAGCGCTGAAGACGCCTTTCCGCCCGCACGGTCGAGTGACCGCCGGAACTTCATCGCCCCTCACCGACGGCGCGACGATGTCGCTGCTCGCCGGAGGCGGCGCGGTGAAGCAGTTCGGCCTCGCGCCGAAGATGCGCATGGTCTCGTTCGCCTTCGCCGGCGTGCAGCCGGAGATCATGGGGATCGGCCCGATCCCCTCGACCGAGAAGGCACTGAAGAAGGCCGGCCTCACGATCGCAGACATCGGTCTGTTCGAGCTGAACGAGGCCTTCGCGATCCAGGTGATCTCGCTGCTCGACCACTTCGGTATCGCCGATGACGATCCTCGCGTCAACCAGTGGGGCGGTGCGATCGCGCTGGGCCACCCCCTCGCGGCATCCGGCGTGCGTCTGATGATCCAGCTCGCGGCGCAGTTCGCCGAGCGACCCGATGTGCGCTACGGCCTGACGGCCATGTGCGTCGGTCTCGGGCAGGGCGGCTCGGTCATCTGGGAGAACCCGCACTTCGACGGCAAGAAGAGGAAGTAA